One segment of Pseudomonas asgharzadehiana DNA contains the following:
- the treS gene encoding maltose alpha-D-glucosyltransferase — MTAADNNHVNWLVEQSMLHAARQRAKLYSGQGRLWQQPFAQTRPRDASALSSVWFTAYPASIVTREGGTVLEALGDETLWHTLSKIGIQGIHNGPLKKSGGLNGTLHTPTIDGNFDRISFEIDPQLGTEAQLQALTRMAAAHNAVIIDDVIPSHTGKGADFRLAEMAYEDYPGLYHMVEIREEDWHLLPDVAEGRDAQNLSPLQVDALRDKHYIVGQLQRVIFFEPGVKETDWSATQVVIGVDGKPRRWVYLHYFKEGQPSLNWLDPTFAAQQMIIGDALHAIDVMGAKILRLDANGFLGVERKLDGTAWSESHPLSITGNQLLGGAIRKAGGFSFQELNLTVDDIASMSHGGADLSYDFITRPAYQHALLMGDAEFLRLMLREMHRQGIDPGSLIHALQNHDELTLELVHFWTLHAHDSFLYQGQTFPGNILREHIREQMYERLTGEHAPYNLKFVTNGVSCTTASIITAALGIRDLEAITPADIQQIRQIHLLLVMYNAMQPGVFALSGWDLVGALPLAAADVAHLMQDGDTRWIHRGAYDLVDLNPDAHLSAGQMPRAKSLYGSLNSQLQDPESFAAQLQKILAVRRAYDIAASRQVLVPDVQNPALLIMVHELPAGRGTQITALNFGATPITETVNLPDIAAGMVVDIINERVEGDLTAQGEFTITLDAYEGLALRVVSNSPI; from the coding sequence ATGACCGCGGCTGACAACAACCATGTGAACTGGCTGGTGGAACAATCGATGCTGCACGCAGCCCGCCAGCGCGCCAAGCTCTACTCCGGGCAAGGCAGGTTGTGGCAACAGCCCTTTGCGCAGACGCGACCGCGCGACGCTTCGGCGTTGTCCTCGGTGTGGTTTACCGCGTACCCGGCCTCGATTGTGACCCGCGAGGGCGGCACGGTGCTGGAGGCGCTGGGGGACGAAACGCTGTGGCACACCCTGTCGAAAATCGGTATCCAGGGCATTCATAACGGCCCGCTGAAAAAGTCCGGTGGCCTCAACGGCACACTGCATACGCCGACCATCGACGGCAATTTCGACCGCATCAGCTTCGAGATCGACCCGCAACTGGGCACCGAGGCGCAGTTGCAGGCGCTGACGCGCATGGCGGCGGCGCACAACGCGGTGATCATTGACGATGTGATCCCGTCCCATACCGGTAAGGGCGCGGACTTCCGCCTGGCCGAGATGGCGTACGAAGACTACCCCGGTCTTTACCATATGGTAGAAATCCGTGAGGAAGACTGGCACCTGCTGCCCGACGTGGCCGAAGGCCGCGACGCGCAGAACCTCAGCCCCTTGCAGGTGGACGCGCTGCGCGACAAGCACTACATCGTCGGCCAGTTGCAGCGGGTGATCTTCTTCGAGCCGGGCGTCAAGGAAACCGATTGGAGCGCAACCCAGGTGGTGATCGGCGTGGATGGAAAACCGCGACGCTGGGTGTATCTGCATTACTTCAAGGAAGGCCAGCCGTCGCTCAATTGGCTGGACCCCACGTTTGCCGCGCAGCAAATGATCATCGGCGACGCACTGCACGCCATCGACGTGATGGGTGCGAAGATCCTGCGCCTGGATGCCAACGGGTTTCTCGGCGTGGAGCGCAAGCTCGATGGCACGGCCTGGTCAGAGAGCCATCCATTGTCGATCACCGGGAACCAGTTGCTCGGCGGGGCTATTCGCAAGGCGGGCGGCTTCAGCTTCCAGGAGTTGAACCTCACGGTGGATGACATCGCCTCGATGTCCCATGGCGGTGCCGACCTGTCCTATGACTTCATCACCCGGCCTGCCTACCAACATGCGCTGCTGATGGGTGATGCGGAGTTCCTGCGCTTGATGCTGCGCGAGATGCATCGCCAGGGTATCGACCCCGGCTCGCTGATCCATGCGTTGCAGAACCACGACGAGCTGACCCTGGAACTGGTGCACTTTTGGACACTGCACGCCCATGACAGCTTCCTGTACCAGGGGCAGACCTTCCCCGGCAACATTCTGCGCGAGCACATCCGCGAGCAGATGTATGAACGCCTGACCGGCGAACATGCGCCGTACAACCTCAAGTTCGTGACCAACGGCGTGTCCTGCACCACGGCCAGCATCATCACCGCGGCGCTGGGTATTCGCGACCTGGAGGCGATTACCCCGGCGGACATTCAACAGATCCGCCAGATCCACCTGCTGCTGGTGATGTACAACGCCATGCAGCCGGGGGTGTTTGCCTTGTCCGGCTGGGACCTGGTGGGGGCATTGCCACTGGCGGCGGCGGACGTTGCGCATTTGATGCAGGACGGCGACACCCGCTGGATTCATCGCGGCGCCTATGACCTGGTGGACCTTAACCCCGACGCACACTTATCCGCCGGGCAGATGCCACGCGCCAAAAGCCTGTACGGCAGCCTGAACAGCCAGTTGCAGGACCCCGAGTCGTTTGCCGCGCAACTGCAAAAAATCCTCGCGGTGCGCCGCGCTTACGACATCGCCGCCAGCCGCCAGGTGCTGGTGCCGGATGTGCAAAACCCCGCCCTGTTGATCATGGTCCATGAACTGCCGGCCGGCAGAGGCACGCAAATCACCGCGCTGAATTTCGGCGCCACGCCGATCACCGAAACCGTGAACCTGCCGGATATTGCAGCGGGGATGGTGGTGGACATTATCAACGAGCGGGTGGAAGGGGACCTGACTGCGCAGGGGGAATTCACTATCACGCTGGATGCCTATGAAGGGCTGGCGTTGCGGGTGGTGAGCAATTCGCCGATCTGA
- a CDS encoding AraC family transcriptional regulator gives MMHSAFAGLCQGSETSRPHDIQQLVAGVAQLLPMLDAIPNAAIFIKDTHARYVLANRTLVQRCGLKQLQPLLGKTSADVFPAPLGPGYTEQDRRVLQQGLVLEDQLELHLYGTREPGWCLTRKWPLYNHQGHIIGLAGISVDLQSASETHPAYQRLAAVDEHIRMHFNRRVTLGELTRIAGISVAQLERYCKRVFHLTPRQMIQKVRLDHAHRLLHGDLPITEVALQCGYTDHSAFTRQFKASTGFTPRQYRQATQGLA, from the coding sequence ATGATGCACAGCGCATTTGCCGGCCTTTGCCAAGGCAGCGAGACGAGCCGCCCGCACGACATCCAGCAGTTGGTGGCCGGCGTGGCGCAGTTGCTGCCGATGCTGGATGCGATCCCCAACGCCGCCATTTTCATCAAGGACACACACGCGCGTTACGTCCTCGCCAACCGCACCCTGGTGCAACGCTGCGGCCTCAAGCAGTTGCAGCCGCTGCTGGGCAAGACCAGCGCTGACGTGTTCCCGGCGCCGCTGGGCCCGGGTTATACCGAGCAGGACCGGCGCGTGCTGCAGCAAGGTTTGGTGCTCGAAGACCAGTTGGAACTGCACCTCTACGGCACACGGGAACCCGGCTGGTGCCTGACCCGCAAATGGCCGTTATACAACCACCAAGGCCACATCATCGGCTTGGCCGGGATTTCCGTAGACCTGCAATCGGCCAGCGAAACCCACCCCGCGTATCAACGCCTGGCGGCGGTGGACGAGCACATCCGCATGCATTTCAACCGTCGCGTCACCCTCGGCGAACTGACGCGCATCGCCGGTATTTCAGTGGCGCAACTGGAGCGTTACTGCAAGCGCGTGTTCCACCTCACCCCCCGGCAAATGATCCAGAAGGTCCGGCTGGACCATGCCCATCGCTTGCTGCACGGCGACCTGCCGATCACCGAGGTGGCGCTGCAGTGCGGGTATACCGACCACAGCGCGTTTACCCGGCAGTTCAAGGCCTCGACCGGGTTTACTCCGCGTCAGTATCGCCAGGCGACGCAGGGGTTGGCTTAG
- a CDS encoding 4-hydroxyproline epimerase, translating to MKRLHVIDSHTGGEPTRLVMDGFPALRGATLAEQLDNLRTEHDQWRRACLLEPRGNEVLVGALYCAPVTPEATCGVIFFNNAGYLGMCGHGTIGLIASLHHLGRIQPGVHGIDTPVGPVAATLHEDGSVTLRNVPAYRYRQQVPVRVPGHGTVHGDIAWGGNWFFLVSEHGKALEMSNVDALTDYTWAMLKALEDQGIGGADGALIDHIELFADDARADSRNFVMCPGKAYDRSPCGTGTSAKLACLAADGKLVEGQTWRQASITGSQFEGRFEWAGERVIPLITGRAYMTADSTLLIDEQDPFAWGI from the coding sequence ATGAAGCGACTGCATGTGATCGACTCCCACACCGGCGGCGAGCCCACGCGCCTGGTGATGGACGGTTTCCCCGCGCTCAGGGGCGCCACGCTCGCCGAGCAGCTCGACAACCTGCGCACCGAACACGACCAATGGCGCCGCGCCTGCCTGCTCGAACCGCGTGGCAACGAGGTACTGGTCGGCGCGTTGTACTGCGCGCCGGTGACGCCGGAGGCAACCTGCGGTGTGATTTTCTTCAACAACGCCGGTTACCTCGGCATGTGCGGCCACGGCACTATCGGCCTGATCGCGTCGTTGCACCACCTGGGACGCATCCAGCCGGGCGTACACGGCATCGACACCCCGGTGGGCCCGGTGGCGGCCACTTTGCACGAAGATGGCAGCGTGACCCTGCGCAATGTGCCCGCCTATCGCTATCGCCAACAGGTGCCGGTGCGGGTGCCGGGGCATGGCACGGTCCATGGCGATATCGCCTGGGGCGGGAACTGGTTCTTCCTGGTGTCCGAGCACGGCAAGGCGCTGGAGATGAGCAACGTCGACGCCCTCACCGACTACACCTGGGCGATGCTCAAGGCCCTGGAAGATCAGGGCATCGGTGGCGCGGACGGCGCGCTGATCGACCATATCGAACTGTTCGCCGACGACGCCCGCGCCGACAGCCGCAACTTCGTGATGTGCCCCGGCAAAGCCTACGACCGCTCGCCGTGCGGCACCGGCACCAGCGCCAAACTGGCGTGCCTGGCCGCCGACGGCAAGCTCGTCGAAGGGCAGACCTGGAGACAGGCCAGCATCACCGGCAGCCAATTCGAAGGCCGGTTTGAGTGGGCGGGCGAGCGCGTCATTCCCCTGATTACCGGCCGCGCCTACATGACCGCCGACAGCACCCTGCTGATCGACGAGCAAGACCCTTTTGCCTGGGGCATCTGA
- a CDS encoding dihydrodipicolinate synthase family protein has translation MSDNIFTGCIPALMTPCTTARQPDFDALVAKGRELVDIGMNAVVYCGSMGDWPLLTEAQRQEGVARLVAAGVPTIVGTGAVNSREAQAHAAHAAKVGAHGLMVIPRVLSRGASATAQKAHFSAILKAAPKLPAVIYNSPYYGFATRADLFFELRREHPNLIGFKEFGGGADLRYAAEHITSQDDNVTLMVGVDTQVVHGFVNCNATGAITGIGNALPREVLQLVALSKQAARGDATARRQAHELEAALAVLSSFDEGGDLVLYYKHLMVLNGDTGYDLHFNATDVLSDAQRRYAETQYALFRQWYANWSAEQNVG, from the coding sequence ATGAGCGATAACATCTTCACCGGTTGTATCCCCGCGCTGATGACCCCGTGCACCACCGCGCGCCAACCGGACTTCGACGCACTGGTCGCCAAGGGCCGCGAGTTGGTCGATATCGGCATGAACGCCGTGGTGTATTGCGGTTCCATGGGCGACTGGCCGTTGCTCACCGAGGCCCAGCGCCAGGAAGGCGTGGCGCGTCTGGTGGCGGCCGGGGTGCCGACCATCGTCGGCACCGGCGCGGTGAACAGCCGTGAAGCGCAGGCCCATGCGGCCCACGCCGCCAAGGTTGGCGCACACGGCCTGATGGTGATTCCGCGCGTGCTGTCCCGGGGCGCCTCTGCAACCGCGCAAAAGGCCCACTTCTCGGCGATCCTCAAAGCCGCGCCCAAGCTGCCGGCCGTGATCTACAACAGCCCGTACTACGGCTTCGCCACCCGCGCCGATCTGTTCTTCGAGCTGCGTCGCGAACACCCCAACCTGATCGGCTTCAAAGAGTTCGGCGGCGGCGCCGACCTGCGATACGCCGCCGAACACATCACCTCCCAGGACGATAACGTGACCCTGATGGTCGGCGTCGACACCCAGGTGGTACACGGCTTCGTCAACTGCAACGCCACCGGCGCAATCACCGGCATCGGCAACGCGCTGCCACGGGAAGTGCTGCAACTGGTGGCCCTGAGCAAACAGGCGGCCAGGGGCGATGCCACGGCCCGGCGCCAGGCGCATGAGCTGGAGGCCGCGTTGGCGGTCTTGTCGTCCTTCGATGAAGGCGGTGACCTGGTGCTGTATTACAAACACTTGATGGTGCTCAACGGCGACACCGGCTACGACTTGCATTTCAATGCAACCGACGTGCTCAGCGACGCCCAGCGCCGCTATGCCGAAACCCAGTACGCGCTGTTCCGCCAGTGGTACGCCAACTGGTCGGCCGAACAGAACGTCGGCTGA
- a CDS encoding NAD(P)/FAD-dependent oxidoreductase, producing MAEDFVVVGAGIIGVACALQLARQGRRVKVLDAQAPGRGASYGNAGHLATEQVFPIADLSILKRLPAMLTDPMGPLRLDWKYLPRALPWFVRLLLNLRATQYQRTVVGIRALNEGSLGAWQRLLASIHRSELLREEGSLLVYERADSRPALDALQQRMRQQNVAVDFWPAEAIRKAVPQLSEQVLGGLFFPATGHFVDPYHVLCELVEAAKASGVQFVTRQVRDARVDADGVVLTTDQGTLTARQVLIACGAHSARLTACLTGKKIPLDTERGYHLMLPHEHQRLPFAVTSLERKFIMTPMTGGLRLAGTVEFAGLERPANMARAWQLHRLSQGLFREELNVRDATPWMGFRPSLPDSLPVIDRVCDAKVLLAFGHQHLGLTQAAVTAERIGQLACAGVGQTDVPAPGPYRLDRF from the coding sequence ATGGCCGAAGATTTCGTCGTGGTCGGCGCCGGTATTATCGGGGTTGCCTGCGCCTTGCAGCTGGCGCGCCAAGGTCGGCGGGTGAAGGTGCTTGACGCGCAGGCGCCCGGCAGGGGCGCCTCCTATGGCAACGCCGGCCACCTGGCGACGGAACAGGTGTTTCCCATCGCCGACCTGTCGATCCTCAAGCGCTTGCCCGCCATGCTCACCGACCCCATGGGCCCTTTGCGCCTGGACTGGAAATACCTGCCTCGCGCCCTGCCCTGGTTTGTGCGGCTGTTGCTGAACCTGCGTGCGACGCAATACCAGCGCACCGTGGTGGGTATTCGCGCGTTGAACGAAGGCAGCCTCGGCGCCTGGCAGCGTTTGCTGGCCAGCATCCATCGTTCTGAACTGTTGCGCGAAGAGGGCTCGCTGCTGGTGTACGAACGGGCCGACTCGCGTCCCGCCCTCGACGCCTTGCAACAGCGGATGCGCCAACAAAATGTGGCGGTGGATTTCTGGCCCGCCGAGGCCATTCGCAAGGCCGTGCCGCAGTTAAGCGAGCAGGTCCTGGGCGGGCTGTTTTTTCCCGCGACGGGGCATTTTGTCGACCCTTACCACGTGCTATGCGAACTGGTGGAAGCGGCCAAGGCCAGCGGCGTGCAATTCGTCACGCGTCAGGTGCGCGATGCAAGGGTTGACGCTGATGGCGTGGTGTTGACGACCGACCAGGGCACTCTCACCGCACGCCAGGTACTCATCGCCTGCGGCGCCCACTCGGCCCGACTCACCGCCTGCCTCACCGGCAAAAAAATCCCGCTGGACACCGAGCGCGGCTATCACTTGATGCTGCCCCACGAGCACCAGCGCCTGCCGTTTGCCGTCACCTCGCTGGAACGCAAATTCATCATGACCCCCATGACCGGCGGCCTGCGCCTGGCCGGCACGGTGGAATTCGCCGGCCTGGAGCGCCCGGCGAACATGGCCCGCGCCTGGCAGTTGCATCGGTTGAGCCAGGGGCTGTTTCGTGAGGAATTGAATGTGCGGGACGCAACGCCATGGATGGGGTTTCGGCCATCCCTGCCGGACTCGCTGCCGGTCATTGACCGGGTGTGTGACGCAAAAGTACTGCTCGCATTCGGTCATCAGCACTTGGGGTTGACGCAGGCGGCGGTGACGGCAGAAAGGATAGGGCAACTGGCGTGTGCCGGCGTTGGGCAAACAGATGTGCCGGCGCCAGGGCCGTATCGGCTGGATCGGTTTTGA
- a CDS encoding ADP-ribosylglycohydrolase family protein encodes MSLTLSDRYRGCLLGLACGDAVGTTVEFMPRGTFTPLTDMVGGGPFNLKPGQWTDDTSMALCLAESLLHKKGFDPRDQMGRYLNWWKWGYLSSTGDCFDIGMTVRQALATFETTGDPFAGSTDPRSAGNGSMMRLAPVVLFYFPDPENIRAYTLQSSRTTHAAQEALECCLVLAQAISNALRGEPKDDVLRLSSAGLSAPKVIAIAHGEYRSKSTTEITGTGYAVASLEAALWCFHHTDSFAEAVLGAANLGDDADTTAAIVGQLAGAYYGAQAIPADWTNKLWLQDEIEGIADALLSASAHPGQAPTL; translated from the coding sequence ATGTCTCTTACGCTTTCGGATCGTTATCGCGGCTGCCTGCTGGGCCTGGCCTGCGGCGATGCCGTCGGTACAACCGTCGAGTTCATGCCTCGTGGCACATTCACTCCACTTACCGATATGGTCGGAGGAGGGCCGTTCAACCTCAAGCCCGGCCAGTGGACGGACGACACCTCGATGGCGCTGTGCCTGGCGGAAAGTCTGCTGCACAAAAAAGGTTTTGACCCGCGGGACCAGATGGGCCGCTACCTGAACTGGTGGAAGTGGGGATACCTGAGTTCCACCGGCGATTGCTTTGATATCGGCATGACGGTTCGCCAGGCGCTGGCGACATTTGAGACCACCGGCGACCCGTTTGCAGGCTCAACGGACCCGCGTTCGGCCGGTAATGGTTCGATGATGCGTCTGGCCCCCGTCGTGTTGTTTTACTTTCCAGACCCGGAAAATATTCGTGCCTACACCCTCCAGAGTTCGCGAACTACCCACGCGGCGCAAGAGGCGCTTGAGTGCTGCCTGGTACTTGCGCAGGCGATCAGCAACGCGCTGCGCGGCGAGCCAAAGGATGACGTGTTGCGCTTATCCAGCGCAGGATTGTCCGCGCCCAAAGTCATCGCCATAGCGCATGGCGAATATCGCAGCAAGTCGACAACCGAGATCACTGGAACAGGGTATGCAGTCGCGTCCTTGGAGGCAGCGCTGTGGTGTTTCCACCACACTGACAGTTTTGCCGAGGCAGTGCTCGGCGCGGCAAACCTTGGGGATGACGCCGATACCACTGCGGCAATCGTGGGGCAATTGGCGGGCGCTTACTACGGTGCTCAAGCTATCCCTGCTGATTGGACAAACAAACTGTGGCTGCAGGATGAAATCGAGGGCATTGCTGACGCGCTATTGAGCGCGTCCGCGCACCCTGGGCAAGCGCCCACGCTTTAA
- a CDS encoding GlxA family transcriptional regulator, giving the protein MKGKNLRYLNETSQPASVSRVGFLLLEHFSLPAFTQTLDTLVTANLLRPELFASRTYGCDEGEVISDLGLVIRPDARLDADALHEVDLLVICGGFRTELKAGEGFIQLLRSAAEQGIHLAGLWNGAWFLGRAGLLQDYRCAIHPEHRPALAEVSKATHVTSEPYVIDRDRLTASSPSGAFHMALDWIKGLHGKALVEGIEDILAFEESRYRRIKPTENVSVSAPLREVVKLMDSNLEEPLELDQLAVYAGRSRRQLERLFKEQLGTTPQRYYMELRVTEARRLLQHTELSQVEVLVACGFVSPSHFSKCYSSYFGYRPSKEKRLVK; this is encoded by the coding sequence ATGAAGGGCAAGAACCTGCGCTACCTCAATGAAACCTCGCAGCCGGCGTCGGTCAGCCGCGTGGGCTTCCTGTTGCTCGAACACTTTTCCCTGCCGGCCTTTACCCAGACCCTCGACACGCTGGTCACCGCCAACCTGCTGCGCCCCGAGCTGTTCGCCTCGCGCACCTACGGTTGCGACGAGGGTGAAGTGATCAGCGACCTGGGCCTGGTCATTCGCCCCGATGCACGCCTGGATGCCGATGCGCTGCATGAAGTGGACTTGCTGGTGATCTGTGGCGGGTTCCGCACCGAACTCAAGGCCGGCGAAGGCTTCATCCAACTGCTGCGCAGCGCTGCCGAACAGGGTATCCACCTGGCGGGGTTGTGGAACGGCGCCTGGTTCCTCGGCCGCGCCGGGCTGTTGCAGGATTACCGCTGCGCCATCCACCCGGAACACCGTCCGGCATTGGCCGAAGTGTCCAAGGCCACCCATGTGACCAGCGAACCCTACGTGATCGACCGCGACCGCCTGACCGCTTCAAGCCCTTCCGGTGCGTTCCATATGGCGCTGGACTGGATCAAGGGTCTGCACGGTAAAGCCCTCGTCGAAGGCATCGAAGACATCCTGGCCTTCGAAGAATCGCGCTACCGGCGCATCAAACCCACCGAAAACGTCAGTGTCAGCGCGCCCCTGCGTGAAGTGGTGAAATTGATGGATTCCAACCTGGAGGAACCCCTGGAGCTGGACCAACTGGCCGTCTACGCCGGTCGCTCGCGCCGCCAGTTGGAGCGCTTGTTCAAGGAGCAATTGGGCACCACGCCGCAGCGCTACTACATGGAGTTACGCGTCACCGAGGCCCGCCGGTTGTTGCAGCACACCGAGCTCTCGCAGGTGGAAGTGCTGGTGGCGTGCGGGTTCGTGTCGCCGAGTCATTTCAGCAAGTGCTATAGCTCGTACTTCGGATATCGCCCCTCCAAAGAGAAGCGGTTGGTCAAGTAA
- a CDS encoding LysE family translocator, whose translation MFMSTSLLSAFVLFAFVSSITPGPNNTMLLASGVNFGFRRSMPHALGISIGFMLLVISVGLGLGEVFKVFPWAYTLLRYVGAAYLLYLAWKIATAGALSDSHDEHAKPMTFLGAAAFQWVNPKAWIMALGAITTYTPAEGYVTNVLVIALVFAVVNLPSVCVWAGCGSGLRNVLSEPRRLRVFNGAMAGLLVLSLYPMVFAN comes from the coding sequence ATGTTCATGTCTACCAGCCTGCTCTCAGCCTTCGTGCTGTTCGCCTTCGTGTCTTCGATCACGCCCGGCCCCAATAACACCATGCTGTTGGCTTCGGGGGTGAACTTCGGGTTCCGCCGCTCGATGCCTCATGCGCTGGGGATCAGTATCGGGTTCATGCTGCTGGTGATTTCGGTCGGCCTGGGGTTGGGAGAAGTGTTCAAGGTGTTCCCTTGGGCCTATACGCTGTTGCGCTACGTCGGCGCGGCGTATCTGCTTTACCTGGCGTGGAAGATCGCCACGGCGGGGGCGCTGTCCGACAGCCACGATGAACACGCAAAACCCATGACGTTCCTGGGCGCGGCTGCGTTCCAGTGGGTGAACCCCAAGGCCTGGATCATGGCGTTGGGAGCGATTACCACCTATACGCCCGCTGAGGGCTATGTCACCAACGTGCTGGTTATCGCCCTGGTTTTTGCCGTGGTGAACCTGCCCAGTGTGTGCGTGTGGGCAGGCTGTGGCAGCGGCTTGCGCAATGTGCTGAGCGAACCGCGCCGGCTAAGGGTGTTCAATGGGGCGATGGCCGGGTTGCTGGTGTTGTCGCTGTATCCGATGGTGTTTGCCAACTAA